Proteins from a genomic interval of Candidatus Hydrogenedens sp.:
- a CDS encoding Ni/Fe hydrogenase subunit alpha yields MEQQLKRKVSIDPITRLEGHGRIEIFFDDNKNVEKAYLQIPELRGFEKFCEGRLPEDMPQITSRICGVCPTAHHIASAKTLDKLFNVESTPTAKKIRELVYNAFMFEDHALHFYILGGPDFIVGTGAPKELRNVIGVIQKVGTDIAKQLISIRKRNRELISYLGGKVIHPVLGLPGGVAKGIDEDELSKIKQLAQDNLEFALFTLDTFKRIILENHEYLNLVTSPAYTHQTYYMGMVDSGNRVNFYDGMIRVVDPNGKEYVKFDPREYRNHIGEHVEPWTYIKFCYLKNVGWKGFKDGIDSGIYCVAPLGRLNACESMATPKAQQAYEEYIKTLGKPVHYTLATHWARIIEIIYASERMIELVNDPEITGKDLRNIPSKVGEIGIAAVEAPRGTLFHHYETDSKGLLRKVNLIVATQNNAGRISLSIDKSAKELMKNGDGSITEELLNKIEMAFRAYDLCFGCATHYLPSKLPFIIILRNSQGKIIKRIF; encoded by the coding sequence ATGGAACAACAACTAAAAAGGAAAGTCTCTATTGACCCGATTACTCGTTTAGAAGGGCATGGAAGAATAGAAATATTTTTTGATGATAATAAAAATGTCGAAAAAGCATATTTACAGATTCCTGAGTTAAGAGGTTTTGAAAAATTTTGTGAAGGTAGACTTCCGGAAGATATGCCCCAAATAACTTCGAGAATTTGTGGTGTGTGTCCAACCGCACATCACATAGCAAGTGCAAAGACGCTTGATAAATTATTTAATGTAGAGTCTACTCCTACTGCGAAAAAAATAAGGGAACTCGTTTACAATGCATTTATGTTTGAAGACCATGCTCTTCACTTCTACATTCTCGGAGGTCCTGATTTTATTGTTGGCACCGGCGCACCAAAAGAATTAAGAAATGTAATTGGTGTAATTCAAAAAGTAGGAACTGATATTGCAAAACAACTAATTTCTATTCGAAAGAGAAATCGGGAACTTATTTCTTATTTAGGGGGTAAAGTAATACATCCCGTATTAGGTTTACCAGGTGGAGTGGCTAAAGGTATTGATGAAGATGAGTTATCAAAAATTAAGCAATTGGCTCAGGATAACTTAGAATTTGCCCTTTTTACTCTTGACACATTTAAGCGAATCATACTTGAAAACCACGAGTATTTAAATTTAGTTACTTCTCCGGCATATACTCATCAGACTTACTATATGGGGATGGTAGACTCTGGAAATAGAGTAAACTTTTACGACGGAATGATAAGGGTTGTAGACCCAAATGGAAAAGAGTATGTAAAATTCGACCCTCGGGAATACCGAAACCATATAGGTGAACATGTAGAGCCTTGGACATATATAAAGTTTTGCTATCTTAAAAATGTTGGTTGGAAAGGCTTCAAAGATGGCATAGACAGTGGAATTTATTGCGTAGCCCCACTTGGGCGATTAAACGCATGTGAAAGTATGGCTACTCCTAAGGCACAACAGGCTTATGAAGAGTATATAAAAACTTTAGGTAAACCGGTGCATTACACACTTGCTACTCATTGGGCACGGATTATTGAAATAATATATGCAAGCGAACGAATGATAGAACTTGTAAATGACCCTGAGATAACGGGAAAAGATTTGAGAAATATTCCTTCTAAAGTGGGAGAAATTGGAATTGCAGCAGTTGAAGCCCCTAGAGGCACTTTATTCCACCATTATGAAACAGACTCAAAAGGTTTACTTAGGAAAGTCAACCTCATCGTGGCTACACAAAATAACGCGGGGAGAATATCTCTTAGTATAGATAAATCTGCAAAGGAGTTAATGAAAAATGGGGATGGGAGTATTACTGAGGAACTGCTCAATAAAATAGAAATGGCTTTTAGAGCCTATGACCTCTGTTTTGGCTGTGCTACCCATTACCTTCCAAGCAAACTTCCTTTCATAATTATCCTGCGAAATTCGCAAGGAAAAATAATAAAGAGAATTTTCTAA
- a CDS encoding tetratricopeptide repeat protein encodes MDCDSNSCSIQKDVGIISGIKSLMTHPHSKCPTWNAFLIAIVISVFGQVVYFDFIYYDDYLYTVAKAEKGSVWTYSFLSWAMTSTDDGFWAPITKISHRIDTHLFGNKAGGHHAINILIHIINSLLLWRFLCKITGDRFVQFLSVCLFAIHPMRVETVSWIASRKDLLCTLFLLLMLLEYINWIETRKKKFYLLSFLFFLCSAMSKPISMVFPLFLPVIDFMLLKKENFPLIKKLLSYVPFFVFSLFLIFITIHSEQEAIIPVSITIKEKVSRIIVSLSLYFILTFFPTTLHIPYGAEYYPFFGYTKGIPVYDRLDIVIVSAIVVLLFISTWILIRKQYKKNLLSLAFFLLPLVPVIGFIPFGDHLIADRFTYIPHIGLCILICTFLSEVKMKTYKISNIILTLIVIVFSVISISYASVWENSEKLFRTTLKYEPNSYIALCNLGSSLVKQGRYVEAIPHLQKAIEIYPLRAGPYNDLASSYLYLGRYNAALSLFEKSLQISNQDPEIYSNIAFLFYKMDNYEMSKEYAEKALKMNAELVNAKKILELLKNR; translated from the coding sequence ATGGATTGCGATTCAAATTCATGTAGCATCCAGAAAGATGTAGGCATAATTTCGGGTATCAAATCCCTGATGACACATCCCCATTCAAAATGTCCTACATGGAATGCTTTTCTGATTGCAATTGTTATATCTGTATTTGGGCAGGTAGTATATTTTGATTTTATCTATTATGATGATTATCTGTATACTGTCGCCAAAGCGGAAAAGGGAAGTGTATGGACATACTCTTTTTTATCGTGGGCTATGACCTCCACTGATGATGGTTTCTGGGCACCTATAACAAAAATATCTCATAGAATAGACACACATTTATTTGGTAATAAAGCAGGTGGACACCATGCGATAAATATTTTAATTCATATTATTAACTCACTCCTTTTGTGGAGATTTCTTTGTAAAATTACTGGGGACAGATTCGTGCAATTCCTATCTGTTTGCCTGTTCGCTATCCATCCAATGCGTGTAGAGACCGTATCATGGATAGCCAGCAGAAAAGACCTACTCTGCACTCTCTTTCTTCTTCTCATGTTGTTGGAATACATTAATTGGATAGAGACAAGAAAAAAGAAATTTTACCTGCTTTCTTTCCTTTTCTTTCTTTGTTCTGCTATGTCCAAACCTATAAGTATGGTTTTCCCTTTGTTTCTTCCTGTTATAGATTTCATGTTATTAAAGAAAGAAAATTTCCCTCTTATAAAAAAACTTCTATCTTATGTCCCCTTTTTTGTTTTTTCTTTATTCCTTATATTTATAACCATCCATTCGGAGCAGGAAGCAATTATACCTGTATCTATAACTATAAAAGAAAAAGTATCACGGATAATTGTTTCTTTATCTCTTTATTTCATCCTTACCTTTTTCCCTACAACTTTGCACATCCCTTATGGAGCCGAATATTACCCTTTTTTTGGTTATACCAAAGGTATTCCTGTATATGATAGGCTTGACATTGTTATAGTCTCTGCAATTGTAGTTTTGCTTTTCATTTCGACCTGGATTTTGATAAGAAAACAATACAAGAAAAACCTACTTTCACTTGCTTTTTTCTTATTGCCTCTGGTTCCTGTGATTGGATTTATTCCATTCGGAGACCATCTTATAGCAGACCGTTTTACATATATACCGCATATAGGCTTGTGTATATTAATCTGCACATTTCTATCCGAAGTTAAAATGAAAACCTATAAAATATCCAATATTATTTTGACCCTGATAGTTATCGTCTTTTCCGTGATTTCTATATCTTATGCTTCTGTATGGGAAAATAGTGAAAAACTTTTCAGAACTACTTTGAAGTATGAACCCAATAGCTATATAGCACTTTGTAATTTAGGTAGTTCATTAGTTAAACAGGGACGATATGTAGAAGCCATTCCACACCTACAAAAGGCGATAGAAATTTATCCTTTAAGAGCAGGGCCCTATAATGACCTTGCATCTTCCTATCTTTACTTAGGCAGATATAATGCGGCTCTTTCTCTATTCGAAAAATCACTGCAAATCTCTAATCAAGACCCAGAAATATATAGTAATATTGCTTTTCTCTTCTACAAAATGGACAATTATGAAATGTCAAAGGAGTATGCAGAAAAAGCCTTAAAAATGAACGCAGAACTGGTAAATGCAAAGAAGATACTTGAATTGCTAAAAAACAGGTGA
- a CDS encoding ATPase, T2SS/T4P/T4SS family yields the protein MSDERNNENRIAEGLVKGEYITQEELERVREREKTSGVPWHKQLIQMGKVTFSVIEDVLRYEWHSKDTQEKHKSLGMALLDDGVITKGQLEEALRVQKRTNRLLGNILLELGYVTREDISKTLAKQHNLEYVDIRTVKPDPAALNTISEALARRYQVLPIYVEGDKVSVLISTPQNVQKTKDLSVLTGKRIYPMLTAVEDMTAVIEKWYRGITSVNENNNVDVKPVMKEVKRVEKVEEPKRKDKAMDADVKVKKVEVKSNEVDKRFEQIAKEASGTSAINTVKTILEGAVKAGATDIHLDPQEPEMRVRYRIDGILHDVMSIPPSMQNAVVSRVKILSDLDITETRHPQDGHMNLEVEGRELDIRVATLPTFLGERVVLRLLDQSAVLSGIGDLGISEKEQSRLIKLIAQPYGMILVTGPTGSGKTTTLYAALNQKNVMTESIVTLEDPVEYQLSGINQVQIDPDINVTFANTLRAALRQDVDVILVGEIRDTETAHIAIRAAMTGHLVFSTLHTNDAPDAINTLRNMGIPSYLISSALTAVIAQRLVRKIYEECKVPYKPSTSILKEVGLPTTVKTLYHGKGCNNCYHTGYKGRTGIFEILEITPQIRKLIAEGATPEVIAQTAKMKTMADHCREKIKEGIVTPEEFLRVVRL from the coding sequence ATGTCCGATGAAAGAAACAACGAAAACAGGATAGCAGAAGGTCTTGTAAAAGGTGAGTATATCACTCAGGAGGAGTTAGAAAGGGTCCGTGAACGAGAAAAGACCAGCGGTGTTCCCTGGCATAAACAACTTATTCAGATGGGAAAGGTTACCTTCTCGGTTATTGAGGATGTCCTCCGCTATGAATGGCATTCGAAGGATACACAAGAAAAGCATAAATCTTTAGGTATGGCTCTTCTTGATGATGGTGTAATTACAAAAGGGCAGTTAGAGGAAGCACTTCGGGTGCAGAAGCGAACGAACCGTTTGTTAGGAAATATTCTTCTCGAACTTGGGTATGTCACCAGAGAAGATATAAGCAAAACACTTGCAAAACAACATAATCTTGAATATGTGGATATACGAACGGTAAAACCAGACCCTGCCGCATTGAACACGATTTCAGAGGCTCTGGCTCGTCGTTATCAAGTACTTCCTATATATGTTGAAGGAGATAAAGTGAGCGTTCTTATCTCTACACCACAGAATGTTCAAAAGACAAAGGACTTATCTGTACTCACCGGAAAACGAATTTACCCTATGTTAACAGCGGTTGAGGATATGACGGCTGTTATAGAAAAGTGGTATCGAGGAATAACATCGGTTAATGAAAACAATAATGTAGATGTGAAGCCTGTAATGAAAGAAGTAAAAAGAGTGGAGAAAGTAGAAGAACCCAAGAGAAAGGATAAGGCTATGGATGCTGATGTGAAAGTAAAGAAGGTTGAGGTGAAAAGCAATGAAGTAGATAAAAGATTTGAGCAGATAGCGAAAGAAGCATCCGGGACATCTGCTATTAATACGGTGAAAACAATTCTTGAAGGTGCGGTGAAAGCAGGGGCAACGGATATTCATCTTGACCCTCAGGAGCCCGAAATGCGTGTTCGTTATCGTATTGATGGTATATTACACGATGTTATGAGCATTCCTCCTTCTATGCAAAACGCCGTTGTATCCCGTGTAAAAATACTTTCTGACCTTGACATAACAGAAACAAGACATCCACAGGATGGACACATGAACCTTGAAGTTGAAGGAAGAGAACTGGATATAAGAGTTGCAACATTACCTACATTTTTAGGTGAGCGTGTTGTATTGCGATTGTTAGACCAATCGGCTGTTTTATCAGGGATTGGCGACTTGGGTATATCGGAGAAAGAACAAAGCCGCCTTATAAAACTTATTGCACAACCTTATGGCATGATACTTGTCACAGGACCTACGGGGAGCGGTAAAACAACAACCCTCTATGCGGCGCTAAACCAGAAGAATGTTATGACTGAAAGTATCGTTACTCTGGAAGACCCTGTAGAATATCAGTTATCTGGCATTAATCAGGTTCAGATAGACCCAGATATTAATGTTACATTTGCGAATACTTTAAGAGCCGCTTTGAGACAGGATGTAGATGTTATCCTCGTGGGAGAAATACGCGATACGGAAACAGCACACATAGCCATAAGAGCTGCAATGACAGGGCATCTTGTATTCAGCACGCTTCATACTAACGATGCACCTGATGCTATTAATACGTTAAGGAATATGGGGATACCTTCCTACCTCATTTCAAGTGCATTAACAGCAGTTATTGCCCAAAGGTTGGTCAGGAAGATTTATGAAGAATGCAAAGTTCCCTATAAACCAAGCACTTCCATACTTAAAGAAGTTGGATTGCCTACAACTGTGAAAACTTTGTATCACGGTAAGGGATGTAATAATTGTTATCACACTGGATATAAAGGAAGAACGGGGATTTTTGAAATATTAGAAATTACACCACAAATTAGGAAGTTAATTGCAGAAGGTGCTACTCCTGAAGTTATTGCACAAACGGCAAAAATGAAAACAATGGCAGACCATTGTAGAGAAAAAATTAAAGAAGGTATTGTTACGCCTGAAGAATTTTTAAGAGTTGTAAGGCTATAA
- the dnaN gene encoding DNA polymerase III subunit beta codes for MKITVKQEKLNEALSKVRNAVPAKSSLPILSSILITAEDGLLKLTSTDLRMTIEQELDECEIEEEGRVTLRAHLFSNLLSNLPKGDVIIKSMSETSVVVKSGRTEVKYVTMPPDEFPPVMFVDDVEPIVISESLLLDMFRKVAFAVCTEESRYALTGVLFEINGGNLTVVATDGKRMSLRRERECVPVKRNVRITIPERTVKELMSQMDGTGDIKVFDGESRVSFVFNKTRLTSSLIEGTFPNYEVVIPRDYSKHVIIKAEEWKSVLRRAEAMKFMSVKVLVQKGRMDIEVQNPEVGEFSDTVEVEYEGDEVKTGFNIEYLVDIVDHITSDKLVMSMKDGGSPCVIKPLTPEAEGDERYINIIMPVKL; via the coding sequence ATGAAAATAACAGTAAAACAGGAAAAATTAAATGAAGCATTATCAAAGGTGAGAAACGCAGTTCCTGCAAAATCATCATTACCAATTCTATCTTCTATTTTAATAACTGCAGAAGATGGTTTATTAAAATTAACAAGCACAGATTTACGGATGACTATTGAGCAAGAGTTAGATGAATGTGAGATAGAAGAAGAAGGAAGGGTTACATTAAGGGCTCATCTATTTTCGAATTTGCTTTCTAATTTACCAAAAGGTGATGTGATTATTAAATCTATGAGTGAAACTTCAGTAGTAGTTAAGAGTGGTCGGACAGAAGTGAAATATGTAACAATGCCTCCCGATGAATTTCCACCTGTAATGTTTGTAGATGATGTGGAACCTATAGTTATTTCGGAGTCATTGTTGTTGGATATGTTTCGTAAGGTAGCGTTTGCAGTGTGTACTGAGGAATCAAGATATGCGTTGACAGGGGTTTTGTTTGAGATAAATGGTGGAAATCTTACTGTGGTTGCAACGGATGGGAAGAGAATGAGTCTTAGGAGAGAAAGGGAATGTGTACCTGTAAAAAGGAATGTTCGTATAACGATACCGGAGAGGACGGTGAAGGAACTAATGAGCCAGATGGATGGGACAGGAGATATAAAGGTGTTTGATGGTGAATCAAGGGTATCATTTGTGTTTAATAAAACAAGGTTAACAAGTAGTTTGATAGAAGGGACATTCCCGAATTATGAAGTTGTTATACCAAGGGATTATAGTAAGCATGTAATAATAAAGGCGGAGGAGTGGAAATCCGTTTTGAGGAGGGCGGAAGCGATGAAGTTTATGTCTGTGAAGGTTCTTGTCCAGAAAGGTCGTATGGATATAGAGGTTCAAAATCCAGAAGTTGGTGAATTTTCAGATACAGTAGAAGTTGAATATGAAGGAGATGAAGTTAAAACAGGATTTAACATTGAATATTTGGTAGATATTGTTGACCATATAACATCAGATAAATTAGTAATGTCTATGAAAGATGGAGGTAGTCCTTGTGTTATAAAGCCATTAACTCCTGAGGCGGAAGGAGATGAGAGATATATAAATATTATAATGCCTGTGAAATTATAG
- a CDS encoding PIG-L family deacetylase, protein MKTVLVVVAHGDDMEFMCAGTVYRWMKEYNFPAYELILTDNRKGTYTLKESEIIIRSKEEAIEAGKVLGLREVRFGNFIDGELEDIPRKHIRNIIIDMIREVKANIVLSWDPFAAGEDHPDHRVTAMATYEAISFSSNPNFGTPGIYPPHFVSEAYWFAKKPENAFTFVDITDSIDKKIESLLKHETQMELTFDSIKLEAETLGIDISGFANVDRDVRNQIIANAVKDYTAEKGKVPGYKHAEQFRYEKFGMIEMVLGQEIIKPEFPPINV, encoded by the coding sequence ATGAAAACGGTTCTTGTTGTTGTTGCTCACGGAGATGATATGGAGTTTATGTGTGCAGGGACGGTGTATAGATGGATGAAGGAGTACAATTTTCCTGCTTATGAACTCATATTAACAGACAATAGGAAGGGAACATATACATTAAAGGAAAGTGAGATTATTATTAGGTCAAAGGAGGAGGCGATTGAAGCAGGTAAGGTGCTTGGGTTAAGGGAGGTAAGGTTTGGTAATTTTATAGATGGAGAATTGGAAGATATACCAAGAAAACATATAAGAAATATTATTATAGATATGATAAGGGAAGTAAAAGCGAATATAGTTTTAAGTTGGGACCCTTTTGCTGCTGGAGAGGACCATCCAGATCATAGAGTTACAGCAATGGCAACATACGAGGCTATATCTTTTAGTAGCAATCCAAACTTTGGGACACCAGGAATTTATCCACCTCATTTTGTTTCGGAAGCGTATTGGTTTGCTAAAAAGCCAGAGAATGCATTTACCTTTGTTGATATTACAGATAGTATTGATAAGAAAATAGAATCTTTGTTAAAGCACGAAACACAAATGGAACTTACATTTGATTCAATAAAGTTGGAGGCGGAAACATTAGGTATTGATATATCAGGTTTTGCGAATGTAGATAGAGATGTAAGAAATCAAATCATTGCAAATGCAGTAAAGGACTATACCGCAGAGAAGGGGAAAGTTCCTGGTTATAAGCACGCAGAACAGTTCCGCTATGAAAAGTTTGGAATGATAGAGATGGTATTGGGTCAGGAAATAATAAAGCCGGAATTTCCGCCGATAAATGTGTAG
- a CDS encoding response regulator — MKKKPSTEKESLSELEEAENSEVDNSGSSINTSSENTPFSSKLYRVLSVQPQQGPHQSLFPAILEHLPECHIDRVYSVKEVMDYIKVFVPDCLIIDCTLGDESCLTLCRYWKTSLNTSKIPILLIVNYDISTSRRWELMAAGIDDFLMYPCDITELITRIRILLRMKQAEVGLWETNRRLMELAEERSRALFVYDSLNRFLLDNCSNPVLIFELNDNIRESRFLDANNFVFRMTGFTREEFLQLRLRDIIPKNRIDGIQGRIETILQHQQVSFETVILAKDGRQIPIEVQAQSFNTDNQPCIIAIGQPLEDTQSITSERVSESISRYRILAAQTGMMIYDCNLHSGKVKWGGAVTQVTGYLLRELDTINLQRWMDHIHIEDLPRVKAHIEVAKQEIGKFRVEYRLRHKSGDYRYVEDQGVVLPDATGEAYRILGSIKDITIQKQEEEERRRAEQQVQHSQRLESLGVLAGGIAHDFNNLLAVIIGLTDMAINEVPKKTPLHEDLKEVLQAAHRAKDLVKQILTFSRQTGEESSPLYLHVIAREALKLLRATTSPTIDIIDNVDVHSGAIMGNPSQIHQVVMNYCTNAIQAMPKGGKLEVEVRDVTLDSDASQIHPKLKPGAYVKLTVRDNGHGMEPPILERIFDPFFTTKKPGEGTGMGLAVVHGIVTAHGGTIIVESKPGMGSTFYTYFPRIDNPIVLEKKQDEEPLEGQERILFVDDEESVCKLGKRVLTQWGYNVEVCQNALAALAVFTQNPDRFDLVVTDQAMPKMSGEVLARWVKELRPDIPVILFTGFSGEFSSEELSRLGIDEIVMKPIVARDLARRIRKVLDQQKKTF; from the coding sequence ATGAAAAAGAAACCTTCAACAGAAAAAGAATCCCTATCAGAATTAGAAGAAGCAGAAAATTCTGAGGTAGATAATAGCGGAAGTTCCATAAATACTTCTTCCGAAAATACGCCATTTTCATCTAAATTGTATCGTGTGCTTTCTGTTCAACCTCAACAAGGACCTCATCAATCCCTTTTCCCAGCAATATTAGAACATCTTCCCGAATGCCACATTGACCGCGTATATTCTGTAAAAGAAGTGATGGACTATATAAAGGTCTTTGTGCCGGATTGTTTGATTATTGATTGCACTCTCGGAGATGAATCCTGTCTTACATTATGCCGGTATTGGAAAACCTCCCTAAACACTTCAAAAATCCCTATATTGCTTATTGTCAATTACGATATATCTACCTCACGTCGATGGGAATTGATGGCTGCGGGGATAGATGACTTTCTAATGTATCCTTGCGATATAACAGAATTGATAACCCGCATTCGTATCTTGCTACGAATGAAACAAGCAGAAGTGGGACTCTGGGAAACGAACCGTAGATTGATGGAACTGGCAGAAGAGCGGTCCCGTGCCTTGTTTGTATACGATTCTTTAAACCGCTTCTTATTAGATAATTGCAGTAATCCGGTATTAATCTTTGAGCTGAACGACAATATACGGGAAAGTCGTTTCCTGGATGCCAATAATTTTGTATTTCGAATGACCGGTTTTACACGCGAAGAGTTTCTCCAACTCCGCCTTCGGGATATCATTCCTAAAAATCGCATTGATGGAATACAGGGCAGAATTGAAACTATTCTCCAACATCAGCAGGTATCTTTTGAAACTGTAATTTTAGCCAAAGACGGCAGACAAATCCCGATAGAAGTTCAAGCACAGAGTTTTAATACAGACAACCAGCCCTGCATCATCGCCATAGGACAACCTTTAGAAGACACGCAAAGCATCACTTCAGAGCGTGTTTCTGAAAGTATTTCTCGCTATCGTATTTTAGCCGCACAAACCGGTATGATGATTTATGACTGCAACCTCCATTCGGGTAAAGTTAAATGGGGAGGAGCCGTAACTCAGGTAACAGGCTACCTCCTGCGAGAATTAGACACAATCAATTTACAACGATGGATGGACCATATCCATATTGAAGACCTACCGCGTGTCAAGGCACATATTGAAGTAGCAAAACAGGAGATTGGAAAATTTCGTGTAGAATACCGATTGCGACATAAAAGTGGTGATTATCGTTATGTAGAAGACCAGGGTGTTGTCCTACCTGATGCGACAGGCGAAGCCTACAGAATATTAGGTTCCATAAAAGATATAACCATCCAAAAACAGGAAGAAGAAGAACGCAGAAGGGCTGAACAACAGGTTCAACATTCACAGCGATTGGAAAGTTTAGGCGTTTTAGCAGGAGGAATTGCTCACGATTTTAACAATCTGTTAGCCGTTATCATCGGTCTAACAGACATGGCCATCAATGAAGTGCCTAAAAAAACACCTCTACACGAAGACCTGAAAGAGGTATTACAGGCGGCACATCGTGCAAAAGACCTTGTAAAGCAGATTCTAACATTTAGCCGACAAACCGGCGAAGAAAGCAGTCCTTTATATTTACATGTTATTGCACGGGAAGCCCTGAAACTCCTTAGAGCAACGACTTCACCTACCATTGATATTATTGATAATGTAGATGTTCATTCCGGAGCAATTATGGGCAATCCCTCACAAATACATCAAGTTGTAATGAATTACTGCACCAATGCCATTCAGGCAATGCCCAAAGGTGGAAAATTGGAAGTGGAAGTGAGGGATGTTACCTTAGATAGCGATGCTTCACAAATCCATCCCAAACTAAAACCTGGAGCCTATGTAAAATTAACCGTGCGCGATAACGGACATGGGATGGAACCCCCTATTTTAGAGCGTATCTTTGACCCTTTCTTCACTACAAAAAAGCCCGGCGAAGGAACCGGTATGGGATTAGCTGTTGTGCATGGTATCGTAACGGCACACGGAGGAACTATTATTGTAGAAAGCAAACCAGGAATGGGCTCCACTTTCTACACTTATTTCCCGCGAATTGACAATCCTATTGTTCTTGAGAAAAAGCAAGATGAAGAACCCTTAGAAGGACAAGAGCGTATCCTCTTTGTAGATGATGAAGAATCTGTTTGTAAATTAGGAAAAAGAGTACTAACCCAATGGGGATATAATGTTGAAGTATGCCAAAATGCCTTAGCTGCTTTAGCAGTCTTTACACAAAACCCGGACCGTTTTGACCTTGTCGTAACAGACCAAGCAATGCCCAAAATGTCCGGTGAAGTTTTAGCACGATGGGTTAAAGAACTTCGTCCCGATATACCTGTAATTCTCTTCACAGGTTTCAGCGGAGAATTCTCATCCGAAGAATTATCCCGTTTAGGAATTGACGAAATCGTGATGAAGCCCATCGTAGCCCGCGACCTTGCCCGTCGAATTCGAAAAGTCTTAGACCAACAAAAGAAAACTTTCTAA
- a CDS encoding PTS sugar transporter subunit IIA encodes MSVDLRKYVKPTTVCVYREPLSKHSVIEKIAELASIGSENSETLKHFIAGALQAREMLGSTALTRGLALPHCRVEGINDFIVGILVSPEGVAYGSLDGKLSRVFFFIIAPKENVEEHLNIMSEIGAFLNKEENIISLAESRDSETLYQKFLKLWEKYTENLI; translated from the coding sequence ATGTCTGTAGATTTAAGAAAATATGTAAAACCAACTACTGTTTGTGTATATCGTGAGCCTCTCTCTAAACATTCTGTAATCGAAAAGATAGCAGAACTCGCCTCTATCGGTAGTGAAAACTCTGAAACATTAAAACATTTTATCGCTGGAGCTTTACAGGCACGCGAGATGTTAGGTTCAACCGCATTGACCCGTGGGCTTGCCCTGCCCCATTGTAGAGTGGAGGGTATTAACGATTTCATTGTAGGTATACTTGTTTCACCCGAAGGCGTCGCTTATGGCTCTCTTGATGGAAAATTGAGCCGAGTATTTTTTTTCATCATCGCTCCAAAAGAAAATGTAGAAGAACATCTAAATATTATGTCCGAGATTGGTGCTTTTCTTAACAAAGAAGAAAATATCATATCGTTAGCGGAAAGCAGAGACAGTGAGACCCTGTATCAGAAATTTTTAAAACTCTGGGAAAAGTATACCGAAAATCTCATTTAA